In Terriglobales bacterium, the following proteins share a genomic window:
- a CDS encoding type II toxin-antitoxin system VapC family toxin: MSYLLDTVIFLWSIGAKEKLNQRAQELLVDPNQEIYLSAVSSWEISLKIALGKLSLPGPAKQYIPERLQSWGIQPLSITHSHALAVGDLPPHHRDPFDRMLIAQARVEKMVLLTSDHQLSKYDVEIVWCGK, from the coding sequence GTGTCCTACCTGCTCGATACTGTAATTTTCCTTTGGAGCATCGGTGCCAAGGAAAAGCTTAATCAACGCGCACAGGAGCTGCTGGTTGATCCCAACCAGGAAATTTATCTTTCCGCAGTTAGTTCTTGGGAGATTTCCCTCAAGATCGCACTCGGTAAGTTGAGCTTACCGGGGCCGGCGAAACAATACATACCAGAACGGTTGCAGTCCTGGGGAATTCAGCCGCTCTCGATTACACATTCCCATGCGCTGGCTGTGGGCGACCTTCCTCCACATCATCGCGATCCCTTTGATCGGATGCTGATAGCGCAGGCCCGAGTGGAGAAAATGGTTCTTCTCACATCTGATCACCAGCTCTCGAAATATGACGTCGAAATTGTTTGGTGTGGAAAATAA